The Amblyomma americanum isolate KBUSLIRL-KWMA chromosome 2, ASM5285725v1, whole genome shotgun sequence genome contains the following window.
ACGTTCAAAATGAGCTAATGCTATATTCTAAATGTTATTTTGTTGCAGGAATTATATCTAACACAATACATGCAAATTAGATATTTTATTATAAAGTTCTGATAATAATTAAAAACAACATTACCAATACATTTCAAGTACTGTGTCTCGAAATTACTACACACGCGGTGCctctgaaattggtttttggggaatgaaaatggagcagtatctgtctcacatatcggcggtcactgaaccgcgccttaaggcaagggataaaggagctagtgaaagaataaaggaagtaaggtgccgtagtggcgggctaataataataataataataataataataataataataactggtttttttggaaaggaaatggcgcagcatctgtctcatatatcgttggatacctgaaccgcgccgtaagggaagggataaagaaggtagtgaaagaagaaaggaagaaagagctaggtgccgtagtggagggctctgtaataatttcgaccacctggggatctttaatgtgcactgacatcgcacagcacacggacgcctttgcgtatcgcctccatcgaaacgctgtcgccgcaatcgggttcgaacccgggtacttcggatcagtagccgagtgccctaaccactcagccaccacggcgggtaatgCGGCTCTTTACTCATTTATGTATACTACTATTGCAACATCTTTTCCGGCATATGCTAGCATTCTTAATTTTTCAGATCTTAAACATTGTAATCACTGTAGATTTCATAAGATCTACTTCTTTAGCTAATCACAATAATACCAGTTTGCTGCTACCGAAAGCATCCTACTACCGAAGATCAAAACGAATTACGATAAATATACAACAAAATTCATGCGAATAGCATTCTGGAATTCGTTACCCAATGAAATTAACATCTGTGGCAGTCGAGAAGAAATTATAAGAATGTCTGGTGATTGTACTAACACAAAATTATGAAATATTGTAAATATTTTTTCCCAGTGCTATTCCTGTTCATTTGTATGCAGATTTTGATCTCACCTATTGTTTTCTTCTTACGATCTAAAACCTTTCTTTTACTCTTCTGAGTTTTAATGTTTTTTCATCACAGATATGATTCCACGTAGTTATTAACATCAAAACAATAATCCTGTTATTTAATTTCAATTATTCGCGCTGTAATTCGAGCGTTTCTTATAATTGCGTTCTTGCACTTTTTGGAAATTTAATGAAATTTTTGTATATGAGATCGTTCTGCCGGTGTTTAAACGTGGGACCCCCTCCTGTATATTATGTTAACAAACACCAAAGCTAAATAAAATATTTCTCACTCTCCTGACAATAATGTTATTTTTAACTAGCATGATTTTGCAGTTTAATATCTGAGAAATTTCCCCCATGCACAGCCTCGAAATTTCATGAGAAAGTACGCTTTCACCACTACCGCTtatacatacctctcacaaccgGTCATATAAGCTTGAGACCATGGTATACTTGTTAAGAGAGGAATAAATTTGTTGCGCTGTATTTTAACGCGTGTACCCCTCGCTGCCCTCTACAAAGTGTTGATTAAATTTGTGTACATCACAACTGGCGGACGTAGCCTTGCAGGATTACTTCAACATTTTGACGAAAGTTGtatatatgtcttttaaatagTCACCTGAGGTTAGTGGAAGGCTATTCCAAGGCTTATTCTTAACGGTTCATGATCGTTAAAAAAAGAGAGACATCAGAACACTGCATTAAAGTTTGACCGGAACAAAACATAACATTACTAAATGACGTTTCTGTGCCAGCAAGGTAGACGAAATATAGATTTTGTGGCGCCATATGCTGGAAAATGTCGTATTTACTCCATGCTATTTGGTCCCTGAGCGATATATCTTCGTTTCCACCGATTGCACCTCCCAAAGTCAGTGCTCTTTTTTAATGACCTTGATAGCATCTGGAGACGATCGTGCTTTAGATAAGCAGCGATCAAACACTGGAGCTTATTAATATCCGCCCTGAGATTTACAGGACTAGTTTTTTGCGAAGTAGTTGTCGCGGATTAATTGTCTGACACATAAAACAAAAACGCTATTCCCATGAGGTCGTCTTATCATCTATTTTATAACCCTGCGAGATCTGCGTTTTAATGCAGCTGGGACGTGGTGGCACATCAGGGGTCACTTGAATCAGATCTCCCTGACCGCACAAGTTGCCACTTCGGAAACCCCGCAATTCCAGCAGTTGCCACTTCGCACAGTTTTACAGACCGCTGCCGCCTGTGAGTTGTGCTGTCAGCTATCAGTGGTCAATTGTAGCTTTTATTTCTCTACCAAGTTCATGTTTTGAGTAGTATTGAGCACTTCATCTGAACCCCGCAAGTGGTACGACCGTCGGCTGACCGCAAAAGTCCCCTGACCTCCACGTTTTCGTCTTATCAGATTGCTTTATTTTGCTACACACGTGGCGTGACAGTCGGTTAACCTTGACGTGACCTTCGAGTTTTCGTCTAATCGCACAGCTGGATCTAATTACACTACCAAAGCGGTCTAACTTCAACTTAATAATTCTAACGTCTGATAAAACAGCCCACTCCCACCCCACCCCCCCTCGCCAACCGCACAAACACGCATACGCACACAACGTGGCATTATTAAGCAGCCTTAGAAACGAGTGGTGCAAACGATGCAGTTAACGCACCCATGGCACTGTGGATTCGAGCACCGTCTCCCAAGGAACGATGTACACTGGGCATTCAGCCCTCTGGAGAACCACCAGCGCCGCCTCGGGGTCGGTGAGGAAGTTGAACTCGGAGCCCGGTAGGATGTTGCCCCTACCTGCGGAGGAGGTGATAACACTGACGCCGAAGGAAAAATAAACACGTCTATTAGCAGTGACGATGAAAAAGATGAGGACGctcgtaactggctccctgtgtcagtgggcacctcaatcgcgctttcaccTGATGTCcgcttgcaaaaagaaaaaaaaaacgtttcgcacaatattttgtgcttagcaatccTGAACCGCCGGCGATTTTCTTTTCCGAATTCTGCAAAACCCTGCTATATTATGGTGGAAAAATAACGCCAGAGAGACAAATTAACGTCAACTTCAGACAGATGGAACGATTTGAAGGTCTCTGCAGCTCAGACTGCAGCAAATCCCCCACAAACGGCTTCTCTTTTCCCAAAGGGGTCAGTTCAAATGCTGCAGTGAACCCATCATTACTACAGGCTTCAAGGAAGACGAAGGCACCTTTGACAGTTATTGTAAATTTCCGATGATAGAGGCTCCGCACATCCTTCACCGTAACCTCGCACCCAACTATCTCCTCCCACGCACACCTTACCCTCGGTAAGATTATAGACAATGCACCTTGTTTTGCGAATTTCCAACGCTGCAGTGTATTAAGCTTGTATTCATGAAAGCGACGCGTAAAATCTGACTGGTGCAGCGGTATCCTCTTTTTATCTGAAACAAGGAAACGCTGTGGATGTAAAAATTCTGAAGGTGTAAAAAAGGACCGAAAACTAAACATCTAAGTTGTTGGAAAAATAAAGCTTCTGCATAGGCAACCAGTGTTCGGATGAAAGAGCTTATCATTTATCTGAGGGCAGTTATTGCACGACGCCTTCTCGCTGAAGCATAGGACAAGCTAGTCTATCTTTGCAATGCCTCAAAGTGTCTCGACAgtaacgtaataataataataataataataataataattggttttggggaaaggaaatggcgcagcatctgtctcatatatatcgtcggacacctgaaccgcgccgtaagggaagggataaaggagggagtgaaagacgaaaggaagaaaggggcgccgtagtggagggctccggaataatttcgaccatctggtgatctttaacgtgcactgacatcgcacagcacacaggcgccttagcgtttttcctccgtaaaaatgcagccgccgcggtcgggttcgaacccgggaactccggatcagtagtcgagcgccctaactactgagccaccgcggcggggagacaGTAACGTACCGTAAATATTTCCACCAAGAATGTAGATGGCGCTGACGTTCTGAGTCAGGTGTGGTTCCACCAGGAGCGCTATCGCCAGGTTAGTCAGCGGCGCCAGAAGTACTAACGTCAGTTCTTTCGGGCTATTCTTGATGAGCTCTATCATCTTGAGGTATCCGTACGTGCCAGGATCTGGAGCAGCGTTTGGGCCCATTGGGTAAAGGCTGCTCGCGTTGCCGAAGTTGTCGGGACCAAAATACGTCTCTTCGTAATCCCACAAGCCGTCGATGGGACGATCAGCTCCTTTGTAGACAGGAATCTGGAAAACGTAAAccgaaaagaaaagtgtacgGATCTTCAGCAAATGGACAAAACATCTCTTTGAATGAGCCTCGCGCTTAATGGGACCCTAAGGACCAATAGAATCAGGCCTCTATCGATAAGGCTGTAATTACCTTGAGACCCCCCTCACCGAAAACGCAGCTTTTATAAGCTTTAAAAAATGGAAAAAATttcaggggacacttaagctccgccttaaggatatgacgtgatagcgttaatgagttataGCCCGTATATGCTTATTAGTCATTCTCAACTTCACATTCACATGTCCCTGGGAGTTCCGATACCACTACTTGCGCAAGCACCACTACCAATAGCTTGCCCTTTTCCTCTGctgagggagctggcaagagtgtcgtcgtcgggggtttgctagcgcattcccatataaTATGGCCTTGGGTGGTGTGCGTCTACTACTTGTCTACTGCTTGCCTAGCTAAGTTGAAACCCACAAATAAGAACACTGGGGAAAAAAATGCGCGCCACTGACGGAAAAAGAAGCGTATCGCGCTAGTAGTTCGTGTCCGCATGCGATGAATACACCGCATGAAAAAAGTCGAAATTTCTGAGCGTTCATGCAGCGAAGTTGACCGACGCCGAGGGACTGGGATCGGAGCCGCTGCTTGATGATGCCGCAGTGCGCATTCGCACCTCGTTGAAAACATAGGCGCTTACGAATTATGTGCTTGCATCACACACTTGTGTTCGGTTTGCTCGAACGTTGAATTACGCTGCGCCGAGGCGACTGAGGCTTCTAGACGAGCCGACATTTCTTTCCTCCATgcgagcagatacaaaatggatgccgacccgccgcggtggctcagtgggtagggcgctcggctactgatccggagttcccgggttcgaacccgaccgcggcggctgcgtttttatggaggcagaacgccaaggcgtccctcatagccagagtcgctttgggaccttaaaccctcataaacctaaTACTCTATAGCGCAGGGAGCTCCTTCTGTTGAAAACACAGCGTCGTCGTCCGTTGTGCTGCGTTAGTGGGAAAAAATCCCAGAAGTTTGAAATGAAGCTCACTGATTAGGAGAGGTTCCAAATGAAGTCAAAATTTGCGAGGAGGTTGCTCTAATGAAGGTATCTCAAAATAGCTGCATACATTCGAATCCTTGAATCGTCTCGAATTCTCAACCAAtaggtttatggcggtttaacgtcccaaagcgactcactcaggctatcagggactctgcggtgaagggctccggaaatttcgaccacctggtgttctttaacgtgcactgacatcgcacagtacacgggcatttcgcctccatagaaattcgaccgccgcggccgagattgaatccgcgtctttcgggtcagcagccgagcgccataaccattcagccaccgcgacggccgcAATTCTGAAAAGATAATTTCATCTCTCCTTTAAGACTAGTCCACGAGCGTTGAAGTTAGGTTTCGGCTCAAACGCGAACACATCCTTCCGGGCAACTTACGTCCGTTCGGTTGATCACTCGTAGCACCCTGAGTGTGTTGTCGTACGCAGTAGACAAATTCGTGTTTCCCGCCACAACGGTGATGGCCTCCAAGCAGACGTCTGCCGAAGTGGCGGCCATGGTGATGGCCAATGCATCGTCCACGCCCGTGTCGACGTCCAGCAATAACTTCAGTGGCCGCGTCGTCGGGAACCTGGGACCCCGAGTGGACAGAACATTGCCGAATAAGCACGCGAAAACTATGTACCGCATGGCAAATGAGGAGGCCTTCAGTCTCATTGCTAAGCAGTCCGCAATTCGCTGAGAACTCATTATCTAGTCCCGAATCGGAGCTGTTCCTAGAATAGAAAATTAAATAAATTCTCGGAACCAAAAGCCAAGGTGTTCGTTAGTCTCAAGTGCCAGAGACGTCGGAACCGTGCGAATTGTGGCTGTCGAAAGGTGAAGCTACTTAAGCGGGAGCATAATTTTCTCCTTGCTCCTGTTTACTTCGACACAGACGTTGTTAGCACGATGTTATTAGTGTAACGAGCGTTTATTCGAGAATTGTTTGCCATCGCCCATGCGCGTTGTCTGAAGCGAACATGATTCTACCTTCTCTTGTGCTGTCATTTCGCTGAATCATTTTTAGAGCACATTGATCTCTTCAGCGCCCGCGGTACTATACATTCCGCATCGCCGtcagcgtcggcgttgtcgggTAACCGGTTCTCCAAGTAGCAGAGCCACCTGAAAGATGGCTGCCAGGGGAAGATCCTGGAAGGTGGGCGGGTGGGtggatttggtttggttttatgggggtttaagtcccaaaacgactcaggctatgagggacgccgtactgaaggggtccggaactttcgaccacctggggttctttaacgtgcactgacatcgcacagcacacaggcctctagaattccagctccatcgaaattcgaccgccgcggccgcgatcgaacccgcgtctttcgggccggcagtcgagcgccataaccactcagccaccgcggcggcccggtgGGTGGATTGACGGACTGACAGACGGACAGACAAGAGCGTCCTCTTTTGAAACTttgtgatggcagttgccaccatgctcgtttttttttcattcattttttgctTATAGTTCTttagcttagcaatgttataaatcgatatatatatatatatatatatatatatatatatatatatatatatatatatatatatatatatatatatatatatatatatatatatatattgccacctagtgttgccaggtggcgcaagctgtccgcgaagacgatgaggttgcgatcgtgctatcgcggatcggccgccattaccgtctcctcttgccgactccagctgttgaagcgtctctccgtgagaactccgtgacaatttggtggagcctgctgggtaagagtatcccatgcaagaaacccctccagggagccgtgccgccagccctgcgccgattgacaccccggtacaccgcttcagccggaggctgcagggactttcaccggagcttggaccactcgcgacagtcatgataccagccaccggtattctcacgcaagctgccggtgctacacctgcccactataccttgcagaccccgcgggttcccaaggccttccacggggaccttttcgaagacgtggaggactggttccttcacttcgagcgtgtggctgcttataaccagtgggacgacgccgcgaaactaagaaacgtctactttagcctagaggatggcgcccgcacgtggtttgagaaccgtgaggaagttctaacttcctggcgagaatttcgccgtcgcctgctggaggcctacaccagcgcggatcgccgcgaaagagcggagcgggcaatccagtcccgcgtccagctaccgaacgaaagcgtacaaatgtacgtcgaggacatgacgcggctcttcaggagagctgatcctgccatgcctgaagagaagaaacttcggcacttaatgagaggcgtcaaagagcagctgttcgcaggcctcgtgcgcagcccaccatctacagctgctgcatttctttcggaagccacaacgatggagaaggtcctgcaacagcgttgcgccagttacgaccggcccgtgcatgctgctgcagtcacatcatcgtttgccaccatcggacagcatcctgatgatttgcgggaacttattcgcacaatcgtgcgtgaggagcttcacaaattttgtagcccgtcgcagcctgcgctcggttccatctccgctcttgtacgagaggaggtgcaacaggcgttccggggccctgttcctgtggtcgacgtaccacctctgcctagggactaccaccgtccgacgtacgccgaagttgcaaggcgtccggctcccgcttcgccgccaccaattcacgccacgtctcaagccccgcggccctctgtgcaaccggtgcagtacttcgaggatcgtcgagcacccctccgaaaggccgacgtttggcgtacacctaaccgacgaccgctctgttttcactgcggagagccaggtcatctttatcgaaattgttattgaCAAGAGCGTCCTCTTTTGAAACTttgtgatggcagttgccaccatgctcgttttttttttcattcattttttgctTATAGTTCTttagcttagcaatgttataaatcgatgtatatatatatatatatatatatatatatatatatatatatatatatatatatatatatatatatatatatatatatatacggcggcatggttgttttttctgctgctttgtaagtacttttctttaaaccaaagataaattgaagtattattctcccactaatTCGcactgtaaattaaaaaaaagagagaaacattcccctaagcgccttggtttcggtgactgttggcttccttcacgtatttgtcaaacgagccccttatttcccttaccttgtctgctaatagcttaacgagggtctcgattctggcagtcttgacgccatgggtagcataagagggctctcgcacagtttccgccctcgtcgttagatgacgttccacgtcacactcgcagtaatacaggacgtgctacgttcgccgctatggacgtgggtggcgctggtgaacactctcaaggttcgcttacacttaataaacataaatacccacgagagcagcagattggagaaccgtcgccgtagctcagttggtagagcaccggacgcgatattcggaggtcgtgggttct
Protein-coding sequences here:
- the LOC144119672 gene encoding nucleoside hydrolase-like, giving the protein MRLKASSFAMRYIVFACLFGNVLSTRGPRFPTTRPLKLLLDVDTGVDDALAITMAATSADVCLEAITVVAGNTNLSTAYDNTLRVLRVINRTDIPVYKGADRPIDGLWDYEETYFGPDNFGNASSLYPMGPNAAPDPGTYGYLKMIELIKNSPKELTLVLLAPLTNLAIALLVEPHLTQNVSAIYILGGNIYGRGNILPGSEFNFLTDPEAALVVLQRAECPVYIVPWETVLESTVPWGAYYNITNRTDPGPLQKFLGDITTFTVECCLDKNTGFDLGDGLAVLAAMEPQSITKNVEHRVTVELTGTHTRGQLVHGWLDYMIPVAGAAM